One genomic region from Pagrus major chromosome 24, Pma_NU_1.0 encodes:
- the LOC141020422 gene encoding required for drug-induced death protein 1-like — protein MGAQEKEEDGAPSAGKKQQKSSKEVYFSVLPDRYEPLIEEEEETAEERRKRKEEKKRKKKQRCKKYRKNLGKALRFSWRCLMAGLQNMASAYSTPLSAVSTVVTEVHRSSSSRA, from the exons ATGGGAGcgcaggagaaggaggaggacggagcTCCTTCAGCCGggaagaagcagcagaaaagCTCCAAAGAAGTTTATTTCTCTGTGCTGCCGGATCGATACGAGCCTCTgatcgaggaggaggaggagacggccgaggagaggaggaagaggaaggaggagaagaagaggaagaagaagcagcgCTGCAAGAAGTACAGGAAG AACTTGGGGAAGGCGCTGCGTTTCAGCTGGCGCTGTCTGATGGCTGGTTTGCAGAACATGGCCTCCGCCTACTCCACCCCGCTCTCCGCCGTGTCCACGGTGGTGACGGAGGTTCACcggtccagcagcagcagagcatgA
- the LOC141020421 gene encoding solute carrier family 22 member 13 isoform X1 — MSPLQLSVYWRLSLVFFFTSFLFFLDIFTAAIVAATCHLGNITGAGARHGTLESNQSQPGQDEADWTTESGNGDSVCGWTDLLSYGQTLYMVGLLLGSLVGGAISDRYGKRPVLLVCVCLHAVCGLVPAVLPQPHLFLAIRCLTGVCCCCINICSFSLVVEWTLPAARLWPPAFLPFCFSLGTMGGAPLAWLSPTWRQLHLSLALPQLVCLPLFLSIPESPRWLLLKRRTDALDSYRRNSPADKHCLDLLLDSAWSDLQKATEAQEEPPPGGHAPSDIMHLRHPTVLLRLFIMSYLSAASALTYFGICMNIGSFGVGVYSAQFFSGLSEAPCLLIPLVRLGRRPLSVLALFLSGAACFLSLLLSRYNAEPVLVMSLALLGKLCILAAIFISILYSIELFPTVVRQRCVSLVNLCFRLGCLVNSLVPPNPNGAISLAAMVVYSSGPIVGCSLCLLLPETSGVPLPDSVEDCDRQPRPCPPSMGALWRTRKLVSSQTRKTEIPPAEKDDTHTGLI, encoded by the exons ATGTCTCCGCTGCAGCTGTCCGTCTACTGGCGCCTCTCtctcgtcttcttcttcacctctttcctcttctttctcgACATTTTCACGGCCGCCATCGTCGCGGCTACTTGTCACCTCGGCAACATCACCGGTGCCGGCGCTCGGCACGGAACGTTGGAGagcaaccaatcacagcccGGGCAGGATGAAGCCGATTGGACGACGGAGAGCGGGAACGGAGAC tcagtgtgtggtTGGACAGACTTGTTGTCCTACGGTCAGACTCTCTACATGGTCGGCTTGCTGCTGGGCTCTCTGGTTGGAGGAGCCATCTCTGACCG GTACGGGAAGCGTCCggtgctgctggtgtgtgtgtgcttgcacgCTGTGTGCGGCCTCGTGCCTGCCGTCCTTCCTCAGCCGCACCTCTTCCTCGCCATTCGCTGCCTGACGggcgtctgctgctgctgcatcaaCATCTGCTCCTTCAGTCTGG tggtGGAGTGGACCCTCCCTGCCGCTCGCCTCTGGCCACCGGCCTTCCTGCCGTTCTGCTTCAGTCTTGGGACGATGGGCGGAGCTCCGCTGGCCTGGCTCAGCCCCACCTGGAGACAGCTGCACCTGTCGCTGGCTCTGCCTCAGCTCGTCTGTCTGCCACTCTTCCT GTCCATCCCAGAGTCTCCTCGCTGGTTGTTGTTAAAAAGGAGGACAGATGCTCTGGACAGTTACCGTAGGAACAGCcctgcagacaaacactgtCTGGACCTG ctgttgGACTCGGCCTGGTCTGACTTGCAGAAAGCCACCGAGGCCCAGGAGGAGCCGCCTCCTGGAGGCCACGCCCCCAGTGACATCATGCACCTGAGACACCCGACCGTCCTGCTGCGGCTGTTCATCATGAGCTACCTgag TGCAGCATCGGCACTGACGTACTTCGGCATCTGTATGAACATCGGTTCGTTTGGCGTCGGCGTCTACTCCGCCCAGTTCTTCTCCGGCCTATCAGAGGCTCCCTGCCTGCTCATCCCATTGGTTCGCCTTGGACGCCGCCCACTGAGCGTGCTCGCTCTGTTCCTGAGTGGAGCGGCCTGCTTCCTGTCATTACTGCTGTCCAGATACAACG CTGAGCCGGTGCTGGTGATGAGTCTGGCTCTTCTGGGGAAACTCTGCATCCTGGCTGCCATCTTCATCTCTATTCTGTACAGCATTGAGCTGTTCCCCACTGTGgtcag ACAGCGGTGTGTGTCGTTGGTCAACTTGTGTTTCCGGCTCGGCTGTCTGGTCAACTCCCTTGTCCCCCCCAACCCGAATGGAGCAATCTCATTGGCTGCCATGGTTGTGTACAGCAGTGGACCAATCGTAGGCTGCAGCCTGTGCCTGCTGCTGCCTGAGACCAGTGGCGTCCCACTTCCTGATTCGGTGGAGGACTGTGACAGGCAGCCTCGGCCTTGCCCACCTAGCATGGGTGCCCTCTGGAGGACACG gaagTTGGTGAGCAGCCAAACCAGGAAAACGGAGATCCCCCCTGCAGAGAAAGACGACACGCACACAGGACTGATCTGA
- the LOC141020421 gene encoding solute carrier family 22 member 13 isoform X3, with translation MKPIGRRRAGTETYGKRPVLLVCVCLHAVCGLVPAVLPQPHLFLAIRCLTGVCCCCINICSFSLVVEWTLPAARLWPPAFLPFCFSLGTMGGAPLAWLSPTWRQLHLSLALPQLVCLPLFLSIPESPRWLLLKRRTDALDSYRRNSPADKHCLDLLLDSAWSDLQKATEAQEEPPPGGHAPSDIMHLRHPTVLLRLFIMSYLSAASALTYFGICMNIGSFGVGVYSAQFFSGLSEAPCLLIPLVRLGRRPLSVLALFLSGAACFLSLLLSRYNAEPVLVMSLALLGKLCILAAIFISILYSIELFPTVVRQRCVSLVNLCFRLGCLVNSLVPPNPNGAISLAAMVVYSSGPIVGCSLCLLLPETSGVPLPDSVEDCDRQPRPCPPSMGALWRTRKLVSSQTRKTEIPPAEKDDTHTGLI, from the exons ATGAAGCCGATTGGACGACGGAGAGCGGGAACGGAGAC GTACGGGAAGCGTCCggtgctgctggtgtgtgtgtgcttgcacgCTGTGTGCGGCCTCGTGCCTGCCGTCCTTCCTCAGCCGCACCTCTTCCTCGCCATTCGCTGCCTGACGggcgtctgctgctgctgcatcaaCATCTGCTCCTTCAGTCTGG tggtGGAGTGGACCCTCCCTGCCGCTCGCCTCTGGCCACCGGCCTTCCTGCCGTTCTGCTTCAGTCTTGGGACGATGGGCGGAGCTCCGCTGGCCTGGCTCAGCCCCACCTGGAGACAGCTGCACCTGTCGCTGGCTCTGCCTCAGCTCGTCTGTCTGCCACTCTTCCT GTCCATCCCAGAGTCTCCTCGCTGGTTGTTGTTAAAAAGGAGGACAGATGCTCTGGACAGTTACCGTAGGAACAGCcctgcagacaaacactgtCTGGACCTG ctgttgGACTCGGCCTGGTCTGACTTGCAGAAAGCCACCGAGGCCCAGGAGGAGCCGCCTCCTGGAGGCCACGCCCCCAGTGACATCATGCACCTGAGACACCCGACCGTCCTGCTGCGGCTGTTCATCATGAGCTACCTgag TGCAGCATCGGCACTGACGTACTTCGGCATCTGTATGAACATCGGTTCGTTTGGCGTCGGCGTCTACTCCGCCCAGTTCTTCTCCGGCCTATCAGAGGCTCCCTGCCTGCTCATCCCATTGGTTCGCCTTGGACGCCGCCCACTGAGCGTGCTCGCTCTGTTCCTGAGTGGAGCGGCCTGCTTCCTGTCATTACTGCTGTCCAGATACAACG CTGAGCCGGTGCTGGTGATGAGTCTGGCTCTTCTGGGGAAACTCTGCATCCTGGCTGCCATCTTCATCTCTATTCTGTACAGCATTGAGCTGTTCCCCACTGTGgtcag ACAGCGGTGTGTGTCGTTGGTCAACTTGTGTTTCCGGCTCGGCTGTCTGGTCAACTCCCTTGTCCCCCCCAACCCGAATGGAGCAATCTCATTGGCTGCCATGGTTGTGTACAGCAGTGGACCAATCGTAGGCTGCAGCCTGTGCCTGCTGCTGCCTGAGACCAGTGGCGTCCCACTTCCTGATTCGGTGGAGGACTGTGACAGGCAGCCTCGGCCTTGCCCACCTAGCATGGGTGCCCTCTGGAGGACACG gaagTTGGTGAGCAGCCAAACCAGGAAAACGGAGATCCCCCCTGCAGAGAAAGACGACACGCACACAGGACTGATCTGA
- the LOC141020421 gene encoding solute carrier family 22 member 13 isoform X2, giving the protein MVGLLLGSLVGGAISDRYGKRPVLLVCVCLHAVCGLVPAVLPQPHLFLAIRCLTGVCCCCINICSFSLVVEWTLPAARLWPPAFLPFCFSLGTMGGAPLAWLSPTWRQLHLSLALPQLVCLPLFLSIPESPRWLLLKRRTDALDSYRRNSPADKHCLDLLLDSAWSDLQKATEAQEEPPPGGHAPSDIMHLRHPTVLLRLFIMSYLSAASALTYFGICMNIGSFGVGVYSAQFFSGLSEAPCLLIPLVRLGRRPLSVLALFLSGAACFLSLLLSRYNAEPVLVMSLALLGKLCILAAIFISILYSIELFPTVVRQRCVSLVNLCFRLGCLVNSLVPPNPNGAISLAAMVVYSSGPIVGCSLCLLLPETSGVPLPDSVEDCDRQPRPCPPSMGALWRTRKLVSSQTRKTEIPPAEKDDTHTGLI; this is encoded by the exons ATGGTCGGCTTGCTGCTGGGCTCTCTGGTTGGAGGAGCCATCTCTGACCG GTACGGGAAGCGTCCggtgctgctggtgtgtgtgtgcttgcacgCTGTGTGCGGCCTCGTGCCTGCCGTCCTTCCTCAGCCGCACCTCTTCCTCGCCATTCGCTGCCTGACGggcgtctgctgctgctgcatcaaCATCTGCTCCTTCAGTCTGG tggtGGAGTGGACCCTCCCTGCCGCTCGCCTCTGGCCACCGGCCTTCCTGCCGTTCTGCTTCAGTCTTGGGACGATGGGCGGAGCTCCGCTGGCCTGGCTCAGCCCCACCTGGAGACAGCTGCACCTGTCGCTGGCTCTGCCTCAGCTCGTCTGTCTGCCACTCTTCCT GTCCATCCCAGAGTCTCCTCGCTGGTTGTTGTTAAAAAGGAGGACAGATGCTCTGGACAGTTACCGTAGGAACAGCcctgcagacaaacactgtCTGGACCTG ctgttgGACTCGGCCTGGTCTGACTTGCAGAAAGCCACCGAGGCCCAGGAGGAGCCGCCTCCTGGAGGCCACGCCCCCAGTGACATCATGCACCTGAGACACCCGACCGTCCTGCTGCGGCTGTTCATCATGAGCTACCTgag TGCAGCATCGGCACTGACGTACTTCGGCATCTGTATGAACATCGGTTCGTTTGGCGTCGGCGTCTACTCCGCCCAGTTCTTCTCCGGCCTATCAGAGGCTCCCTGCCTGCTCATCCCATTGGTTCGCCTTGGACGCCGCCCACTGAGCGTGCTCGCTCTGTTCCTGAGTGGAGCGGCCTGCTTCCTGTCATTACTGCTGTCCAGATACAACG CTGAGCCGGTGCTGGTGATGAGTCTGGCTCTTCTGGGGAAACTCTGCATCCTGGCTGCCATCTTCATCTCTATTCTGTACAGCATTGAGCTGTTCCCCACTGTGgtcag ACAGCGGTGTGTGTCGTTGGTCAACTTGTGTTTCCGGCTCGGCTGTCTGGTCAACTCCCTTGTCCCCCCCAACCCGAATGGAGCAATCTCATTGGCTGCCATGGTTGTGTACAGCAGTGGACCAATCGTAGGCTGCAGCCTGTGCCTGCTGCTGCCTGAGACCAGTGGCGTCCCACTTCCTGATTCGGTGGAGGACTGTGACAGGCAGCCTCGGCCTTGCCCACCTAGCATGGGTGCCCTCTGGAGGACACG gaagTTGGTGAGCAGCCAAACCAGGAAAACGGAGATCCCCCCTGCAGAGAAAGACGACACGCACACAGGACTGATCTGA
- the sh3yl1 gene encoding LOW QUALITY PROTEIN: SH3 domain-containing YSC84-like protein 1 (The sequence of the model RefSeq protein was modified relative to this genomic sequence to represent the inferred CDS: substituted 1 base at 1 genomic stop codon) produces the protein MSNPIPSNMRSEAKKAAKILRDFTEISNRNGPDKLIPAHVIAKAEGLAIISVIKAGFMITARGGSGIVIARLADRRWSAPSAIGIAGLGGGEXSHVVKCLPQVSDLVIILNQRRAIEAFTKGGNLTLGGNFTVAVGPMGRNVEADVALRSTAAVFTYCRSRGLFAGISLEGSYLIERKDTNRKFYSQDIRASAILNGDVDPPSECSDLYHILDAYAEAYTADWCSKNMRTKSAAPPSRPPAPPQQRASTSYEPPNTGAGAGATKGSKNVLYPSISIYKSDTSGGAPPVGGASGQLVVTATHPYAGQQPGDLSFVPGDRITVITKTDSQYDWWEGELADGRVGIFPANFVSF, from the exons a tgaGTAACCCCATCCCGTCCAACATGAGGTCGGAGGCCAAGAAGGCCGCCAAGATCCTGAGAGACTTCACGGAAATCTCCAACAGGAACGGACCGGACAAACTCATCCCCG ctcaTGTGATAGCGAAGGCGGAGGGTCTGGCCATCATCTCCGTCATCAAGGCCGGCTTCATGATCACAGCCAGAGGAGGCAGCGGCATCGTCATCGCCCGCCTCGCCGACAGAC gctggTCAGCACCTTCTGCCATCGGCATCGCTGGTCTGGGTGGAGGTGAGTGATCAC ACGTTGTGAAATGTCTCCCCCAGGTGTCGGACCTGGTGATCATCCTGAACCAGCGGCGGGCCATCGAGGCGTTCACCAAGGGCGGGAACCTGACGCTGGGCGGGAACTTCACGGTCGCTGTTGGACCGATGGGCag GAACGTGGAGGCGGACGTGGCTCTGCGCAGCACGGCGGCGGTCTTCACCTACTGCAGGTCCAGAGGTTTGTTCGCAGGTATTTCTCTGGAGGGATCTTACCTGATCGAACGCAAAGACACCAACCGCAA gttCTACTCCCAGGACATCCGTGCGTCGGCCATTTTGAATGGCGATGTGGACCCGCCTTCAGAATGCTCCGACCTCTACCACATCCTGGACGCCTACGCTGAGGCCTACACGGCCGACTGGTGCAGCAAGAACATGCGTACGAAG TCTGCAGCTCCTCCATCCAgacctccagctcctcctcagcaGAGAGCGTCCACCAGCTACGAGCCTCCAAACACTG gtgcaggtgcaggtgcgACTAAAGGCAGTAAGAACGTCCTCTACCCGAGCATCTCCATCTATAAATCTGACACCTCAG GTGGCGCACCACCAGTGGGCGGAGCCAGCGGGCAGCTGGTCGTCACGGCAACCCACCCGTACGCGGGTCAGCAGCCCGGCGACCTGAGCTTCGTCCCCGGCGACCGCATCACCGTCATCACCAAGACCGACTCCCAGTACGACTGGTGGGAGGGAGAACTGGCCGACGGGCGGGTCGGGATCTTCCCCGCCAACTTCGTCTCGTTCTGA